One stretch of Streptomyces hygroscopicus DNA includes these proteins:
- a CDS encoding ABC transporter ATP-binding protein, with protein MKRQWRGRTTATAEQAGTWHHALTLDGVTREYRPGVVALHPIHLTVPRGRFLAVMGPSGCGKSTLLQCAAGLDRPTAGTVRIGGTQLSSLNEAALTRLRRERIGFVFQAHHLVPSLSVAENVALPLMLGGESPGDRHLRALAAVGLGDRGGAVPSELSGGQCQRVAIARALVTTPDIVFADEPTGALDPAAAEEALTLLRQAVDREGHTVVMVTHDPFAAAWADEALFLMRGKLVWRQERPEAADIRRILKELGGRTA; from the coding sequence ATGAAGAGGCAGTGGCGCGGCCGTACGACGGCCACCGCGGAGCAGGCGGGGACCTGGCACCACGCGCTGACCCTGGACGGGGTCACCCGGGAGTACCGGCCGGGGGTCGTGGCGCTGCACCCCATCCATCTGACGGTGCCGCGCGGACGGTTCCTCGCGGTGATGGGTCCCTCGGGGTGCGGGAAGTCGACCTTGCTGCAGTGCGCCGCCGGGCTCGACCGGCCGACGGCGGGCACGGTGCGCATCGGCGGCACCCAACTGTCCTCGCTGAACGAGGCGGCCCTGACCCGGCTGCGGCGGGAGCGGATCGGCTTCGTCTTCCAGGCGCACCACCTGGTGCCGTCGCTGAGCGTCGCGGAGAACGTCGCCCTGCCGCTGATGCTCGGCGGCGAGAGCCCCGGCGACCGGCATCTGCGGGCCCTTGCGGCGGTCGGGCTGGGGGACCGGGGCGGCGCCGTGCCGTCGGAGCTGTCCGGTGGGCAGTGCCAGCGGGTGGCGATCGCCCGCGCGCTGGTGACCACGCCCGACATCGTCTTCGCCGACGAGCCGACGGGGGCACTGGACCCCGCCGCCGCGGAGGAGGCGCTGACGCTGCTGCGGCAGGCCGTCGACCGTGAGGGCCATACGGTCGTCATGGTCACCCATGACCCGTTCGCCGCCGCCTGGGCCGACGAGGCGCTGTTCCTGATGCGGGGGAAGCTGGTCTGGCGGCAGGAGCGGCCGGAGGCGGCCGACATCCGCCGCATCCTCAAAGAGCTGGGCGGGCGGACGGCATGA
- a CDS encoding LuxR family transcriptional regulator yields MRVVIAEDNALLREGMVLLLNSAGHEVVAVASSGPEVLPALLEHRPDAAVLDVRMPPGFRDEGLRAALAARREIPGLPVLVLSQYVEETYATELLADGAGGLGYLLKDRVGRVEEFLDALERVVAGGTALDPEVVKELMTRRRDDPVDALTPREREVLHLMAEGRDNTTIARTLVVSERAVSKHIGNVFAKLGLPPSDSGHRRVLAVLAYLNKGAGKGESADKR; encoded by the coding sequence GTGCGTGTGGTGATCGCCGAGGACAACGCTCTGCTGCGGGAGGGCATGGTCCTGCTGCTGAACTCCGCCGGGCATGAGGTGGTGGCGGTCGCCTCCAGCGGCCCCGAGGTGCTGCCCGCCCTCCTCGAGCACCGTCCGGACGCGGCCGTACTCGACGTCCGCATGCCGCCGGGCTTCCGCGACGAGGGGCTGCGCGCGGCGCTCGCTGCGCGGCGGGAGATCCCCGGTCTGCCGGTGCTGGTGCTCTCGCAGTACGTCGAGGAGACCTACGCGACCGAGTTGCTGGCCGATGGCGCGGGCGGGCTCGGCTATCTGCTGAAGGACCGGGTGGGACGGGTCGAGGAGTTCCTGGACGCGCTGGAACGGGTGGTCGCGGGCGGTACGGCGCTGGATCCTGAGGTGGTCAAGGAGCTGATGACCCGGCGCCGCGACGATCCGGTGGACGCCTTGACGCCGCGCGAGCGCGAGGTGCTGCACCTGATGGCGGAGGGACGGGACAACACCACGATCGCCCGGACGCTGGTGGTCTCGGAGCGCGCGGTCAGCAAGCACATCGGCAATGTCTTCGCCAAGCTGGGCCTGCCGCCGAGCGACAGCGGGCACCGGCGGGTGCTGGCGGTCCTGGCGTATCTCAACAAGGGGGCAGGCAAGGGGGAGTCGGCGGACAAGCGGTAG
- a CDS encoding ABC transporter permease, which produces MKVATLLAARATRAHRKAWTAVFAALTLTSLLLGAFGLTLASAWSAHPRVERYAGADLVVAGDQTTRFSAASLGDRETVSAGLTERVRIPRTALTAVRGVPGVRTAVADLEFPVGRAGRSATGRPWEAAQLAPYALRTGRAPQRADEVVTGGGAGRVGARLTLRVEGRDTAYTVVGVAEGPGSAVWFTGAEARRLAGHPEALDAIGVVAEPGTDPGELAGRVRKALEAAGVTDVGHRAEGDPAAVRVLTGGERGEAEFLAAAPARGELLAALGSVAGAVVLVALLVVSSTIVQALRQRSHELGLLRAVGATPGQLRGAVGREVGRVAAWAALAGAAGAVPAYLGLRALLDARGALPTGLELTLPPLLWPVPLVTAAVTVLVAGIAALIGCSGTAKLRPAEALRERAPGSARRITGLVLLFVGVSSAGTAALQQGATAAAAAGGAAVTMVIACAVLGPWIAEGAMRVLGAPLRLFGPGGRLAAANCAASAHRLGAAITPIVLVTAFAGVQLAGGATMTHAGDAQARQVLRADLAVRADGGLPAGAVERIREVPGVRAATEVVPGTVLLARSRLGAPELERLPVFGVTPERLTHTLDPGVRDGDLARLRPGTVAVGADRADSLGARPGSTVTLRFGDGQETRLRVVATYQRSLALGDFLLSREDLLRHTSLPAAGRVLVATAPDADRKAVTKALARAVPGARVERDPAPVRGEAAERALAEVVSVAVVGAVGGFTVIAVLSTLALIATGRRPELRLLRLAGAGRRQLRRMLRLEAAATVVTGLVVGAVVASVPLLAFSMAMAGTLPYLPPVQAAVIVSVVAVTAAAGSLPPVWTTLRGRYPR; this is translated from the coding sequence ATGAAGGTCGCCACCCTGCTGGCCGCTCGCGCCACCCGTGCCCACCGTAAGGCGTGGACCGCCGTCTTCGCCGCGCTCACCCTCACCTCCCTGCTGCTCGGCGCGTTCGGGCTGACCCTCGCCTCGGCCTGGAGCGCACATCCACGGGTGGAGCGGTACGCCGGGGCCGACCTCGTCGTGGCCGGCGACCAGACCACCCGCTTCAGCGCGGCGTCGCTGGGCGACCGCGAGACCGTGAGCGCCGGGCTCACCGAGCGAGTCCGGATCCCCCGTACGGCGCTGACCGCGGTGCGCGGGGTGCCCGGGGTGCGGACGGCCGTCGCCGACCTGGAATTCCCGGTGGGCCGCGCGGGCCGGTCCGCCACCGGACGGCCCTGGGAGGCCGCCCAGTTGGCGCCCTACGCGCTACGGACGGGGCGCGCCCCGCAGCGCGCGGACGAGGTCGTGACGGGCGGCGGCGCGGGCCGCGTCGGGGCGCGGCTGACGCTGCGCGTGGAGGGCCGCGACACGGCGTACACCGTCGTGGGCGTCGCCGAAGGCCCCGGCTCCGCCGTCTGGTTCACCGGCGCCGAGGCCCGCCGCCTGGCCGGCCACCCGGAGGCGCTGGACGCCATCGGGGTCGTCGCCGAACCCGGCACGGACCCGGGGGAGCTGGCCGGGCGGGTGCGGAAGGCCCTTGAGGCGGCCGGTGTCACCGACGTCGGGCACCGCGCCGAGGGGGACCCGGCCGCCGTGCGCGTCCTGACCGGGGGCGAGCGGGGAGAGGCCGAGTTCCTGGCCGCCGCGCCCGCCCGCGGCGAGCTGCTGGCGGCACTCGGCTCCGTGGCCGGTGCCGTCGTCCTGGTGGCGCTGCTCGTGGTCTCGTCGACCATCGTCCAGGCGCTGCGGCAACGCTCCCACGAGCTGGGCCTGTTGCGGGCGGTCGGCGCCACACCGGGACAGTTGCGCGGTGCCGTGGGCCGGGAGGTGGGGCGGGTCGCGGCCTGGGCGGCGCTGGCGGGCGCGGCCGGGGCGGTCCCCGCGTACCTGGGGCTGCGCGCGCTGCTGGACGCCCGGGGCGCGCTGCCCACCGGACTCGAGCTGACGCTTCCCCCGCTGCTGTGGCCCGTGCCCCTGGTCACCGCCGCCGTCACCGTCCTGGTGGCCGGGATCGCGGCGCTCATCGGCTGCTCCGGGACCGCCAAGCTGCGCCCGGCGGAGGCGCTGCGCGAGCGGGCCCCCGGCAGCGCGCGCCGCATCACGGGGCTGGTGCTGCTGTTCGTGGGCGTGAGTTCGGCCGGGACGGCCGCCCTCCAGCAGGGCGCGACCGCGGCGGCCGCGGCCGGTGGGGCGGCGGTGACGATGGTGATCGCCTGCGCCGTGCTCGGACCGTGGATCGCCGAGGGGGCGATGCGGGTGCTCGGCGCTCCGCTGCGGCTGTTCGGCCCCGGCGGCCGCCTCGCCGCCGCCAACTGCGCCGCGTCCGCTCACCGGCTGGGCGCGGCGATCACCCCGATCGTGCTGGTCACCGCGTTCGCCGGGGTCCAGCTCGCCGGGGGCGCGACCATGACCCACGCGGGGGACGCCCAGGCCCGCCAGGTGCTGCGCGCCGATCTCGCGGTGCGCGCGGACGGCGGGCTCCCGGCCGGGGCGGTGGAGCGGATCCGCGAGGTCCCGGGGGTACGGGCGGCGACAGAGGTCGTCCCCGGCACGGTGCTGCTGGCGCGGAGCCGGCTCGGTGCGCCCGAACTGGAGCGGCTGCCGGTCTTCGGCGTCACCCCGGAGCGGCTGACCCACACCCTCGACCCGGGAGTGCGGGACGGGGACCTCGCCCGGCTACGGCCCGGAACGGTCGCCGTCGGCGCCGACCGGGCGGACTCCCTCGGCGCACGGCCCGGCTCCACGGTGACCCTGCGGTTCGGGGACGGTCAGGAGACCCGGTTGCGGGTCGTGGCGACGTACCAACGCTCGCTCGCGCTCGGGGACTTCCTGCTCTCCCGGGAGGATCTGCTGCGCCACACGTCCCTGCCCGCCGCGGGCCGGGTCCTGGTCGCGACCGCGCCCGATGCCGACCGTAAGGCGGTCACGAAGGCGCTGGCGCGGGCGGTGCCCGGGGCCCGCGTGGAGCGGGACCCGGCGCCGGTGCGGGGCGAGGCGGCGGAGCGGGCGCTGGCCGAGGTGGTATCGGTGGCGGTGGTCGGGGCGGTCGGCGGCTTCACGGTGATCGCCGTCCTGAGCACCCTCGCGCTCATCGCCACCGGACGCCGCCCCGAGCTGCGGCTGCTGCGGCTGGCGGGCGCGGGCCGCCGCCAACTGCGCCGGATGCTGCGCCTGGAGGCGGCGGCCACGGTGGTGACCGGGCTGGTGGTGGGGGCGGTCGTGGCGTCCGTACCGCTGCTGGCCTTCAGCATGGCCATGGCGGGCACGCTGCCGTACCTGCCGCCGGTGCAGGCCGCGGTGATCGTCTCGGTGGTCGCGGTGACGGCGGCGGCCGGGTCGCTGCCACCGGTGTGGACGACGCTGCGGGGACGTTATCCGCGGTGA